A single Bosea sp. PAMC 26642 DNA region contains:
- a CDS encoding zinc-dependent alcohol dehydrogenase family protein yields the protein MRAQIIDAFGETDVFRLTSLPEPRPAPGEVVVALAATSVNPVDYKLRRHGPSIAPALPAVLGCDVAGTIVALGAGVTDFKIGDEVYGCAGGVAGVSGGSYAEQIAADARLLAHKPSNLTLREAAALPLVTITAWEGLERASVGAGTSVLIHGGAGGVGHIAIQLAKARGATVSATVSSDEKAAIADRLGADHVINYREEGVSDYVARLTRGRGFDVVFDATGGNDIAASFAAARLNGHVVTIVSQYEADLVLMHAKGLSLHVVFMLIPMLHDIGREAHGRLLRAAAALAEAGKLRPLIEPEHFALADLPRAHQKAEAGRALGKIVIDIAGLPPIG from the coding sequence ATGCGTGCCCAGATCATCGATGCCTTCGGCGAGACTGACGTTTTCCGGCTCACGTCGCTGCCCGAGCCGAGGCCTGCGCCTGGCGAGGTGGTCGTGGCGCTGGCGGCCACAAGCGTCAACCCGGTCGACTACAAGCTGAGGCGTCATGGCCCCTCCATCGCACCGGCGCTGCCGGCCGTACTAGGCTGCGATGTCGCCGGAACCATCGTAGCACTCGGTGCTGGTGTCACTGACTTCAAAATCGGTGACGAGGTCTATGGCTGCGCGGGCGGCGTGGCGGGCGTGAGCGGCGGGTCATATGCCGAGCAAATCGCTGCTGACGCGCGCCTTCTGGCGCACAAGCCCTCGAATCTCACGCTGCGCGAAGCCGCCGCGCTTCCGCTCGTCACCATCACCGCCTGGGAAGGCCTCGAGCGCGCCAGCGTCGGCGCGGGCACGAGCGTGCTCATCCATGGCGGCGCCGGGGGCGTCGGGCATATCGCGATCCAGCTCGCCAAGGCACGGGGCGCGACCGTCTCCGCCACCGTCTCCTCCGACGAAAAGGCGGCGATCGCCGACCGCCTCGGCGCCGATCACGTGATCAACTATCGCGAGGAGGGTGTCTCCGATTACGTCGCGCGGCTGACCCGCGGCCGCGGCTTCGACGTCGTGTTCGACGCCACGGGTGGCAACGACATCGCGGCCTCCTTCGCCGCGGCTCGCCTGAACGGCCACGTGGTGACGATCGTCTCGCAGTACGAGGCGGACCTGGTGCTCATGCATGCCAAGGGCCTGAGCCTCCACGTCGTGTTCATGCTGATCCCGATGCTCCACGACATCGGCCGCGAGGCGCATGGCCGCCTGCTGCGCGCGGCAGCGGCGCTGGCGGAGGCCGGCAAGCTCCGGCCGCTCATCGAACCCGAGCACTTCGCGCTCGCAGATCTGCCCCGCGCACACCAGAAGGCCGAGGCCGGACGGGCCTTGGGCAAAATCGTGATCGACATCGCGGGCCTTCCGCCGATCGGCTGA
- a CDS encoding SDR family oxidoreductase, whose translation MSEGIEGKVVLITGGSTGLGAETARLLAARGAKVAVAARRKDRLDGVVADIEASGGTARAYALDVTDKRQVEAVVAGVVADFGRLDVLVNNAGVMPIRPMSEVNTDEWDQMIDVNLKGVLYGIAAALPRFLAQESGHIINLSSVAGIKVFAPGGTVYSGTKFAVSAISEGLRQEVGDKLRVTSIEPGAVDSDLKHGTSGTATDTVLDFYKQAIPALSVARAIAFAIEQPANVDINAIVLRPTSQQF comes from the coding sequence ATGAGCGAAGGAATCGAAGGCAAGGTCGTCCTGATCACGGGCGGCAGCACCGGTCTGGGCGCCGAAACCGCGCGGCTGCTTGCCGCGCGCGGGGCAAAGGTCGCAGTCGCTGCGCGCCGCAAGGACAGGCTGGACGGTGTCGTGGCGGACATCGAGGCGTCGGGCGGAACGGCTAGGGCCTATGCGCTGGACGTAACCGACAAGAGGCAGGTCGAGGCGGTCGTCGCCGGTGTCGTCGCCGATTTCGGCCGGCTCGACGTGCTGGTCAACAACGCCGGCGTGATGCCGATCCGCCCGATGTCGGAGGTCAACACAGACGAATGGGACCAGATGATCGACGTGAACCTGAAGGGCGTCCTCTACGGCATCGCCGCGGCGCTGCCGCGCTTCCTGGCGCAGGAGAGCGGGCACATCATCAACCTGAGTTCGGTTGCCGGCATCAAGGTGTTCGCACCGGGCGGCACCGTCTATTCGGGCACCAAATTCGCGGTCAGCGCGATTTCGGAGGGGTTGCGGCAGGAGGTTGGCGACAAGCTGCGCGTGACCTCCATCGAGCCGGGCGCCGTCGATAGCGACCTCAAGCACGGCACGTCGGGCACCGCCACCGACACAGTGCTCGACTTCTATAAGCAGGCGATCCCGGCATTGTCGGTCGCTCGCGCGATCGCCTTCGCGATCGAGCAGCCGGCGAATGTCGACATCAACGCCATCGTGCTGCGGCCGACGAGCCAGCAGTTCTAA
- a CDS encoding zinc-dependent alcohol dehydrogenase family protein — MTKTMKAVVLTRFGGPDAFELREVPVPPVGPRQVRVRVHATAVNPLDYQIRRGDYVDYVPLPAIIGHDISGVVEEIGSNVHEFAVGDEVYYTPKIFGGAGSYAEQHVADVELVGRKPRNLTHLEAASLTLVGGTVWEAFVQRAQLSVGETILIHGGAGGVGTIAIQVAKAIGARVITTARASHHDFVRSLGADDAIDFTVEDYVEGVARLTGGQGVNVVFDTIGGDALTRSPLALAAFGRVVSIVDIAKPQNLVEAWGKNAAYHFVFTRQNRGKLDALTKLVERGLVKPVIGATLPLARMSEAHDLLENGTARGLRGKVAIDVTGQSLALPPIIPGA, encoded by the coding sequence ATGACCAAGACCATGAAGGCCGTCGTTCTCACTCGCTTTGGGGGACCGGACGCGTTCGAGTTGCGTGAGGTGCCGGTGCCGCCGGTCGGCCCGCGCCAGGTTCGAGTGCGGGTCCACGCCACAGCGGTCAACCCGCTCGACTACCAGATCCGCCGCGGCGACTATGTCGACTACGTCCCGCTGCCCGCCATCATCGGCCACGACATCTCGGGCGTCGTCGAGGAGATCGGGTCGAATGTTCACGAGTTCGCGGTCGGCGATGAGGTGTACTACACGCCGAAGATCTTCGGCGGTGCGGGCTCCTATGCCGAGCAGCACGTCGCCGACGTCGAGCTCGTAGGCCGCAAGCCCCGAAATCTAACCCACCTCGAGGCTGCGAGCCTGACGCTCGTTGGCGGCACGGTCTGGGAGGCGTTCGTTCAGCGCGCGCAGTTAAGCGTGGGCGAGACAATCCTCATCCATGGCGGGGCAGGGGGCGTGGGTACGATCGCGATTCAGGTCGCTAAGGCAATTGGCGCCCGGGTGATCACGACGGCGCGCGCTAGCCACCACGATTTCGTGCGCTCGCTTGGTGCCGATGACGCCATCGACTTCACTGTCGAAGATTATGTGGAGGGGGTCGCGCGCTTAACCGGCGGACAGGGCGTCAACGTCGTCTTCGACACGATTGGCGGCGATGCGCTCACGAGAAGCCCGCTGGCGCTGGCGGCGTTTGGGCGCGTAGTCAGTATCGTCGACATCGCGAAACCACAGAACCTCGTCGAGGCGTGGGGCAAGAACGCCGCCTATCACTTTGTGTTCACTCGCCAAAACCGGGGCAAGCTCGATGCCCTTACGAAGCTTGTCGAGCGCGGTCTTGTGAAGCCCGTGATCGGCGCGACTTTACCGCTCGCACGAATGAGCGAGGCCCACGATCTGTTGGAGAACGGCACCGCACGGGGCTTGCGCGGCAAGGTCGCGATCGACGTGACGGGCCAGTCGCTTGCGTTACCCCCCATCATACCAGGGGCTTGA
- a CDS encoding aldehyde dehydrogenase family protein — protein sequence MTTNTQQDSDIALNWIDGEWVGSDTILESVNPATYDVIGRYADGNEEIAKAAIVAAKRAMKETNWVHDRKLRARVLDKLADAFERNREELIKILYTENGKIQMDATFEVDLCVPSLRYFAAVARTEAGRIVDSRPGRIAMMVRQPIGVACIIAPWNSPVILMVRSLGPALAAGCAVIIKMPGKSAQINATMSKIFADVPELPRGVINLFTEQEGNGAKHLVASPDVPVISFTGSTGTGKAIAASAATQVKRIGLELGGKTPSIVFDDADLDLAIPVLTTALTRFAGQFCVTGQRVIVQAGIADEFKMRFAEHLRAVKAGPAADPSSEMGPMIDRENVARVDDIVERAISEGAEVIVRGGPVTKGPLGKGAFHLPTFLEITNPKMQVAQEETFGPVVTMQRFTTEQEALDLANDSIYGLGSSIWTRDVAKALRIAPSVEAGLVWINEWAALSEDTEEGGSKHTGLGRLNGATAIDDFTEIKTITLSPGLMER from the coding sequence GTGACCACGAACACACAGCAGGATTCAGACATCGCCCTCAACTGGATTGACGGCGAATGGGTCGGCTCGGACACGATTTTAGAGTCGGTCAATCCGGCCACCTACGATGTCATCGGGCGCTATGCCGATGGCAACGAGGAAATCGCGAAGGCTGCGATCGTCGCGGCGAAGCGCGCGATGAAGGAAACAAACTGGGTCCATGACCGCAAGCTGCGCGCGCGGGTTCTCGACAAGCTCGCCGATGCCTTCGAGCGCAACCGCGAGGAGCTGATCAAAATCCTCTACACGGAGAACGGCAAGATCCAGATGGATGCGACGTTTGAGGTTGACCTGTGCGTGCCCTCGCTGCGCTATTTCGCGGCGGTCGCGCGAACCGAAGCGGGCCGGATCGTCGATTCCCGCCCAGGTCGCATCGCCATGATGGTTCGCCAGCCGATCGGCGTAGCCTGCATTATCGCGCCTTGGAACTCGCCCGTCATCCTGATGGTGCGCTCGCTCGGACCGGCGCTCGCCGCAGGCTGCGCCGTCATCATCAAGATGCCGGGCAAGAGCGCACAGATCAACGCGACGATGTCAAAAATATTCGCCGACGTTCCGGAACTGCCGCGCGGTGTCATAAACCTGTTTACCGAGCAGGAAGGCAACGGCGCCAAGCACCTCGTCGCTTCTCCTGACGTGCCGGTGATCAGCTTCACCGGCAGCACCGGGACCGGCAAGGCAATCGCGGCCAGCGCCGCAACGCAAGTGAAGCGCATCGGCCTCGAACTTGGCGGCAAGACACCGTCAATTGTGTTCGATGACGCTGATCTCGATCTCGCGATCCCTGTACTTACGACGGCGCTGACGCGCTTTGCCGGCCAGTTCTGTGTCACCGGCCAGCGCGTCATTGTGCAGGCCGGCATTGCCGATGAGTTTAAGATGCGCTTTGCGGAGCACCTCCGTGCGGTGAAGGCAGGGCCAGCCGCAGATCCTTCGAGCGAAATGGGGCCGATGATCGACCGCGAGAATGTCGCGCGGGTCGATGACATCGTTGAACGCGCCATTTCCGAGGGGGCCGAGGTCATTGTTCGTGGCGGTCCGGTTACCAAGGGGCCGCTCGGCAAAGGGGCGTTCCACTTGCCGACCTTCCTGGAAATTACCAATCCCAAGATGCAGGTCGCGCAGGAGGAAACGTTCGGCCCCGTCGTGACGATGCAGCGGTTCACAACGGAGCAAGAAGCGCTCGATCTCGCCAACGACAGCATTTACGGGCTAGGTTCGAGCATCTGGACGCGCGACGTTGCCAAGGCGCTGCGCATCGCGCCGAGCGTCGAAGCCGGCCTGGTGTGGATCAACGAGTGGGCTGCGCTCAGCGAGGACACCGAAGAGGGCGGCTCCAAGCACACCGGGCTGGGCCGCTTGAACGGCGCCACCGCGATCGACGACTTCACCGAGATCAAGACGATCACGCTGAGCCCCGGTCTGATGGAACGCTGA
- a CDS encoding GlcG/HbpS family heme-binding protein has product MATLSLTDARARIDRAIAAAEALNVACSIAVVGPTGDLVSFVRQDTAMSGSAELAINKAFTAQIFNTRTDALATLAQPGAELFGIQHSHGGRIVVFGGGVPIRFEGETIGAIGVSGGSVAEDVAIAEAGAVQMLGRSRTG; this is encoded by the coding sequence ATGGCCACGCTTTCGCTTACCGACGCGCGCGCGAGGATCGACAGAGCCATCGCCGCGGCCGAGGCCCTGAATGTCGCCTGCTCGATCGCAGTCGTAGGGCCGACCGGAGATCTGGTGTCCTTCGTCCGTCAGGACACGGCCATGTCGGGCTCGGCCGAACTCGCGATCAATAAGGCATTCACAGCCCAGATCTTCAACACGAGGACTGACGCGCTGGCGACCCTGGCTCAGCCCGGAGCGGAGCTGTTCGGCATCCAGCACTCCCATGGCGGCAGGATCGTCGTCTTCGGAGGCGGGGTCCCGATCAGGTTCGAGGGCGAGACCATCGGCGCCATCGGCGTCAGCGGCGGCAGCGTCGCCGAAGACGTCGCCATCGCCGAGGCCGGCGCCGTCCAAATGCTGGGCAGATCCCGAACAGGCTAG
- a CDS encoding antibiotic biosynthesis monooxygenase family protein has product MVTELALLRLERGAGPAFEAAFARVASLLMGADGYVRHRLVPSLDDAELYLLQVEWRDLAAHTLAFEPSDAHARFIAALEPMFAGEPVVVHVPTDERS; this is encoded by the coding sequence ATGGTGACCGAACTCGCGCTCCTGCGCCTGGAACGGGGCGCCGGCCCCGCTTTTGAGGCCGCCTTCGCCCGCGTCGCTTCACTGCTTATGGGTGCCGACGGCTACGTGCGGCACCGCCTCGTTCCCAGTCTCGACGATGCTGAGCTTTACCTGCTCCAGGTCGAGTGGCGGGATCTGGCCGCTCACACCCTGGCCTTCGAACCGAGTGACGCGCATGCGCGCTTCATCGCGGCGCTCGAACCGATGTTCGCCGGCGAGCCAGTCGTCGTGCACGTCCCGACCGACGAGCGGTCGTGA
- a CDS encoding LysE family translocator: MSGAQDKPHDFATFVLISTAQVATPGPSTVFPVNNAITYGPRRAIVALSGDLAAIIILASLSAVGVGALLAANAVLFTAFRLAGPSISYGSAFAIFVRSTPPQAVTAAKLPWPPTLKSPGCVTTLSFDRKDAARCSRVPTSS, translated from the coding sequence ATGTCTGGTGCGCAGGATAAGCCTCACGACTTTGCGACATTTGTGCTGATCAGCACTGCCCAGGTCGCGACGCCTGGCCCGTCGACGGTCTTCCCGGTCAATAACGCGATCACTTACGGTCCGCGGCGTGCCATCGTGGCGTTGAGCGGCGATCTTGCGGCCATCATCATTCTGGCGTCGCTGTCGGCGGTCGGCGTCGGCGCGCTGCTTGCGGCCAACGCTGTGCTCTTCACTGCCTTTCGTCTTGCGGGGCCATCTATCTCTTATGGCTCGGCGTTCGCCATCTTCGTTCGCTCGACACCGCCGCAGGCGGTGACAGCCGCGAAGTTGCCATGGCCCCCGACGCTGAAATCTCCCGGGTGTGTCACTACCTTGTCGTTTGATCGAAAGGATGCTGCGCGATGTTCAAGGGTTCCGACCTCCTCGTAA
- a CDS encoding helix-turn-helix domain-containing protein, translated as MAGHPIDAQEPVGVERRGGSASRLLARAAGCEILAELCQLSDASLAPVRGGLAPWAKRRCLELMQKRLSEDINFDELAAEARVSPFHFARMFKESAGVPLRVYLTRLRLERACELLEMTDLPVTEIAAEVGYSSNQVLARIFIKNQVAVGLPTHGS; from the coding sequence TTGGCAGGCCATCCAATCGACGCTCAGGAACCTGTGGGCGTTGAGCGACGAGGAGGGAGCGCGTCGCGTCTGCTGGCGCGCGCGGCGGGTTGCGAGATTCTCGCCGAGCTGTGCCAGTTGAGCGACGCTTCGCTCGCGCCGGTAAGGGGCGGGCTCGCACCGTGGGCCAAGCGGCGTTGCCTCGAACTGATGCAGAAGCGGCTGTCGGAGGACATCAACTTCGACGAGCTGGCCGCAGAGGCGCGGGTCTCGCCGTTTCATTTTGCACGCATGTTCAAGGAGAGCGCCGGCGTGCCGCTGCGTGTCTACCTGACGCGCCTGCGGCTGGAGCGAGCTTGCGAGCTTCTCGAAATGACAGATCTTCCCGTCACGGAAATCGCAGCCGAGGTCGGCTACTCGTCGAACCAGGTACTCGCTCGAATATTTATCAAGAATCAGGTCGCGGTCGGGCTCCCTACGCACGGTTCGTAA
- a CDS encoding LysR family transcriptional regulator, translated as MNLDDLRLFTRIAQLGSISAAARDLSLTPASASARLAAFERRLGARLLHRTTRQATLTVDGLAFLPHAEHVLDAAHAAQAVLGREQAAPRGTLRVAAPASFARMHIVPGLPDFCVRYPDLALDFRISDSVVDLVEGAFDVAVRYTELGDSSFIARRLAPDRRVLVASPEYLKRRGRPKTPDDLAGHTCLVVSTLDLWTFLDADRKPIVRKVSPALRINDGAAVRDAACAGLGIAWMATWCAADELRSGALVPALPEFPLVSTQTLWALYPSSRELAPKVRAFIDWMVDRIGPDPYWDRELEALFGQEGGRLGRTNSD; from the coding sequence GTGAATCTCGACGATCTCAGGCTGTTCACACGTATCGCTCAGTTGGGGAGCATCAGCGCGGCGGCTCGTGACCTCAGCCTGACGCCAGCCAGCGCCAGCGCGCGGCTCGCGGCATTCGAGAGGCGATTGGGCGCGCGGCTACTCCATCGAACGACGCGACAGGCGACGTTGACGGTGGACGGTCTTGCGTTCTTGCCGCATGCCGAGCATGTCCTCGACGCGGCCCATGCCGCTCAGGCGGTGCTGGGGCGCGAGCAGGCCGCCCCGCGCGGCACGCTCCGGGTGGCGGCTCCGGCCTCGTTCGCGCGGATGCACATCGTACCGGGCCTACCGGACTTTTGCGTCCGCTACCCTGACCTCGCGCTCGATTTTCGCATCTCGGACAGCGTGGTCGACCTCGTCGAGGGCGCATTCGATGTGGCGGTCCGCTACACTGAACTCGGCGACTCCTCTTTCATCGCGCGGCGCCTCGCGCCGGATCGGCGCGTCCTAGTCGCGTCGCCCGAGTACCTCAAGCGCCGCGGACGGCCGAAGACGCCCGACGATCTTGCCGGGCACACCTGCCTGGTCGTCAGCACGCTTGATCTCTGGACCTTCCTGGATGCGGATCGAAAACCGATCGTACGAAAGGTTTCACCCGCGCTGCGCATCAATGACGGAGCAGCCGTGCGGGATGCAGCCTGCGCCGGGCTTGGCATCGCGTGGATGGCGACCTGGTGCGCTGCCGACGAGCTTCGCAGCGGCGCCCTTGTGCCAGCGCTTCCCGAATTTCCGCTCGTCTCCACCCAGACCCTATGGGCGCTCTATCCGAGTTCGCGAGAGCTCGCGCCGAAAGTGCGGGCGTTCATCGACTGGATGGTCGATCGAATAGGACCCGATCCGTACTGGGATCGCGAATTGGAAGCTCTTTTTGGTCAAGAGGGTGGCAGGTTGGGACGCACGAATTCCGACTAA
- a CDS encoding GMC family oxidoreductase, translating into MDGLPTKRPPEELQAPQQVVSTGSFVKHALPLRAARDARSAPSTQGLQRIAPRPPVDCVDARKRRSLQRRPTMIGTRATAAAGKPDIIIVGAGSAGTVLATRLSEDPARKVLLLDAGPDFAPNAYPNGLTDAGNVASPDFDWKYSSDDKAKLGHDIPTPRGKVIGGSSAVNGTVAIRARPSDFGRWSKRGIEGWSWDDVFQVYKALENTPAGDDRWHGRTGPFPIRQRSMEELTPSARAFVEAARTKGLASVSDFNSDVADGVGPYSLNVIDNVRMNTGITYLTDAVRARPNLTIRAGAEVDQLVLEGKRATGVRLASGEVISGGEVILSAGTFGSPAILMRSGIGPAAHLRTLDIPVVVDLPVGKRLQDHPIYYHVYALKAAYKSQLPAAGALVWKGSKGAAAGDLDLQISATHFFDPKNSPTGGAIVLASAVVLPRSVGSFQLTSRDPRAAPRIHYNFLDDPSDMDRMIEVVTLADAIGRSEPFAGMVEADIFPPTPIAANELREHLRTNVQTYAHPTSTVPMGFDGDPTAVVDPWGKVRGFGNLHVIDASIIPEVPSTPTNVTTIMIAERIAGRFRV; encoded by the coding sequence TTGGATGGCCTGCCAACGAAACGGCCCCCTGAAGAGCTGCAGGCTCCCCAGCAAGTAGTCTCCACCGGCAGCTTCGTTAAGCACGCTCTCCCATTGCGCGCCGCTCGAGACGCAAGATCGGCACCCTCGACGCAGGGCCTGCAACGCATCGCGCCTCGGCCCCCAGTAGATTGCGTCGACGCTCGCAAGCGGCGATCTCTGCAACGGAGGCCTACCATGATCGGCACACGCGCAACTGCTGCGGCAGGCAAACCTGATATCATCATCGTCGGCGCGGGCTCGGCCGGCACAGTGCTGGCGACCAGGCTTAGTGAGGATCCTGCGCGCAAGGTGCTGCTGCTCGACGCTGGCCCGGATTTCGCGCCGAACGCCTATCCAAACGGCCTGACGGACGCCGGCAACGTCGCCAGTCCAGACTTCGACTGGAAGTATTCGAGCGACGACAAGGCGAAGCTCGGCCACGATATCCCAACGCCGCGCGGCAAGGTCATAGGCGGCAGCTCCGCCGTGAACGGCACCGTCGCGATACGGGCGCGGCCGTCCGATTTCGGCCGGTGGAGCAAGCGCGGCATTGAGGGCTGGTCGTGGGACGATGTGTTCCAAGTCTATAAGGCACTCGAGAACACGCCGGCCGGCGATGATCGCTGGCATGGGCGCACCGGCCCGTTCCCGATCCGCCAGCGCTCGATGGAAGAATTGACGCCCTCCGCGCGCGCATTCGTCGAGGCCGCGCGTACCAAGGGTCTGGCATCGGTTAGCGACTTCAACAGCGACGTGGCTGATGGCGTCGGACCCTATTCGCTCAATGTCATCGACAATGTCCGAATGAACACTGGCATCACGTACCTAACCGACGCGGTGAGGGCGCGGCCGAACCTGACGATCCGCGCAGGCGCTGAAGTCGATCAGCTGGTACTTGAAGGCAAGCGGGCGACCGGCGTGCGCCTGGCATCGGGTGAGGTGATTTCGGGCGGCGAGGTCATTTTGTCAGCCGGCACGTTCGGCAGCCCTGCGATCCTGATGCGCTCTGGCATCGGACCTGCCGCACATCTGCGAACCTTGGACATCCCGGTTGTGGTTGATCTCCCCGTCGGCAAGAGGCTTCAGGACCATCCGATCTATTATCATGTCTATGCGCTGAAGGCGGCGTACAAGTCGCAGCTGCCGGCCGCCGGGGCGTTAGTCTGGAAGGGCTCCAAAGGTGCAGCCGCCGGGGATCTCGATCTTCAGATCTCGGCCACTCATTTCTTCGATCCCAAGAACAGCCCGACCGGCGGCGCGATCGTGCTGGCATCCGCGGTGGTGCTTCCGCGCTCGGTCGGCTCGTTCCAACTCACCTCGAGAGACCCACGCGCGGCCCCACGCATCCACTACAACTTTCTCGACGATCCCAGCGACATGGACCGGATGATCGAGGTGGTCACGCTTGCGGATGCGATCGGGCGTAGCGAGCCTTTCGCCGGGATGGTCGAGGCGGACATCTTCCCGCCTACGCCGATCGCGGCCAACGAATTGCGAGAGCATCTGCGCACCAACGTCCAGACCTACGCGCATCCAACCTCGACCGTGCCGATGGGCTTTGACGGCGATCCGACGGCGGTTGTGGACCCCTGGGGCAAGGTTCGCGGCTTTGGAAACCTTCACGTCATCGATGCTTCGATCATTCCCGAGGTCCCCTCGACGCCGACCAACGTGACCACGATCATGATTGCAGAGCGCATCGCCGGCCGCTTCCGGGTCTAA
- a CDS encoding LysR substrate-binding domain-containing protein has translation MKYDLNLLPVFMALMEERSVTRAANRLGITQPALSNALNRLRDMLRDPLFIRERYGVRPTQLAEELAPTIAAALAQLDELVVHQQDFDAANAERQFLIAPNSYVELTLMPALVARLREQAPGIKLRMQPFGNDLAETGIMSGTTAMVLGRVVDPPDNLVVQHLMDDRLACIVRSDHPDVGDHITRDQFESLKHVNVLPPGRIRAGLFQALEKQNLKREVAVSVTHFLAVPEMIAVTDYCATLPSLICRGLQRDQRLKVLATPVDLGTFPVELAWHVRYRHDPAHQWLRTLIVDTARSLPQTSPSG, from the coding sequence ATGAAATACGATCTCAACCTGCTGCCGGTCTTCATGGCCCTGATGGAGGAGCGGAGCGTCACGCGGGCGGCCAATCGGCTCGGGATCACGCAGCCTGCACTCTCCAACGCGCTGAACCGCCTGCGCGACATGCTCCGCGATCCGCTGTTCATCCGCGAACGATACGGTGTCAGGCCCACCCAACTGGCCGAGGAACTCGCGCCGACCATCGCGGCAGCCCTTGCCCAGCTGGACGAGCTGGTGGTCCATCAGCAGGACTTCGACGCGGCCAATGCCGAGCGCCAGTTCCTGATCGCGCCCAACAGCTATGTGGAGCTGACCCTGATGCCGGCGCTGGTCGCAAGGCTGCGGGAGCAGGCGCCCGGTATCAAACTGCGGATGCAGCCGTTCGGGAACGATCTCGCCGAGACCGGGATCATGTCGGGAACGACGGCGATGGTTCTGGGACGGGTCGTCGATCCCCCAGACAATCTCGTCGTTCAGCATCTGATGGACGACAGACTGGCCTGCATCGTGCGAAGCGACCATCCCGATGTCGGTGACCATATCACACGCGATCAGTTCGAGAGCCTGAAGCACGTTAACGTCCTGCCGCCGGGGCGAATCCGAGCCGGCCTGTTCCAGGCGTTGGAAAAGCAAAACCTCAAACGGGAGGTCGCGGTCTCGGTCACGCATTTCCTCGCGGTTCCCGAGATGATTGCCGTCACGGATTACTGTGCGACCTTGCCGAGCCTGATCTGTCGCGGTCTCCAGCGCGACCAGCGCCTGAAAGTGTTAGCGACCCCCGTCGATCTCGGAACCTTCCCGGTCGAACTCGCCTGGCATGTGCGCTACCGCCACGACCCCGCCCATCAATGGCTCCGGACGCTGATCGTCGACACGGCGCGCTCGCTGCCGCAGACCTCCCCCTCAGGCTAA
- a CDS encoding type 1 glutamine amidotransferase domain-containing protein, with product MKVLMVLTSHDRLGDTDKKTGFWLEELAAPYYVLKDAGAEITLASPEGGQPPLDPKSDEPDFQTEHTRRFKADADANAQLARTVRLDSVDQRDFDTVFYPGGHGPMWDLAEDANSIRLIESFIAAGKTIALVCHAPGVLHHVKNPDGSPFVQGRYVTGFTNTEEAAVGLDKVVPFLVEDELVNLGAVFSKVKDWGVHTVVDGQLITGQNPASSAEAAEALVAALGQARARVA from the coding sequence ATGAAAGTTCTCATGGTTTTGACGTCTCACGACAGGCTCGGAGACACGGACAAAAAGACCGGCTTCTGGCTCGAGGAATTGGCCGCGCCCTACTACGTCCTCAAGGACGCCGGCGCGGAGATCACGCTGGCTTCGCCTGAGGGCGGCCAGCCGCCGCTGGACCCCAAGAGCGACGAGCCGGACTTCCAGACCGAGCACACGCGGCGTTTTAAGGCCGACGCCGACGCCAACGCCCAGTTGGCCCGGACGGTCCGGCTCGACAGCGTCGATCAGCGGGATTTCGACACGGTGTTTTATCCCGGCGGCCATGGCCCAATGTGGGATCTGGCCGAGGACGCGAATTCGATCCGGCTGATAGAATCCTTCATCGCCGCCGGCAAGACGATCGCGCTCGTCTGCCATGCCCCCGGCGTCCTGCATCACGTCAAGAACCCTGACGGCTCGCCATTCGTCCAGGGCCGTTACGTGACCGGCTTCACCAACACCGAAGAGGCAGCCGTCGGGCTCGACAAGGTCGTGCCGTTCCTGGTCGAAGACGAGCTGGTCAACCTCGGCGCGGTGTTCTCGAAGGTCAAGGACTGGGGCGTCCACACCGTGGTCGATGGCCAGTTGATCACCGGCCAGAATCCGGCCTCATCGGCTGAAGCCGCGGAAGCTCTCGTGGCGGCCCTGGGCCAGGCGCGGGCGCGGGTCGCCTGA